A single region of the Manihot esculenta cultivar AM560-2 chromosome 12, M.esculenta_v8, whole genome shotgun sequence genome encodes:
- the LOC110628774 gene encoding probable E3 ubiquitin-protein ligase LUL4: protein MNGADSSTRWRNLKRHLSFKGLGCCGATWTHGATVTEEEEPIAVQEEVSDRPLATIIANGREIPVENSNSVALAPSGMNLRTALAVERNLQRENVGPLKSAAGPVKTLMRLIEETEGVDLRKKKTRENELNAYGEGGGNENENENGNDLVCCVCMERNKGAAFIPCGHTFCRACSREMWAKRGSCPICNRWILEILDIF, encoded by the coding sequence ATGAACGGCGCAGATTCAAGCACTCGATGGAGGAATCTGAAGCGACACCTCTCGTTCAAGGGTCTAGGTTGCTGTGGGGCCACTTGGACTCACGGAGCCACAGTCACGGAGGAGGAAGAACCCATCGCCGTACAAGAGGAAGTGAGCGATCGACCTTTGGCCACTATCATCGCCAATGGACGTGAAATTCCGGTGGAGAACAGTAACAGCGTAGCGCTGGCGCCTTCAGGGATGAATCTCCGGACAGCATTAGCTGTTGAGCGCAATTTGCAGAGAGAAAATGTAGGTCCATTGAAAAGTGCTGCTGGGCCAGTGAAGACCCTGATGAGATTGATTGAAGAAACAGAAGGCGTAGatttgaggaagaagaagacgaGGGAAAATGAGTTGAATGCCTATGGAGAAGGAGGAGGGAATGAGAATGAGAATGAGAATGGGAATGATTTGGTGTGTTGCGTGTGCATGGAAAGAAATAAAGGAGCAGCTTTCATTCCATGTGGACACACCTTTTGCAGGGCTTGTTCAAGGGAAATGTGGGCCAAACGAGGGTCTTGTCCTATTTGCAACCGTTGGATTCTCGAAATCCTTGATATTTTTTGA